A genomic window from Anaerosporomusa subterranea includes:
- the recR gene encoding recombination mediator RecR, with amino-acid sequence MQHVAPLVKLIEHFRRLPGIGPKSAARLAYHILTLDSQQAEAFAQSIIEAKTKIGYCSQCFALTDTDPCYICKGENRDRSLICVVEEPQDVAAMERTREYKGLYHVLHGALSPLDGVGPDQIRIKELLTRIRLGSVTEIILATNPDVEGEATAMYLSKLLKPLGLIVTRIGHGLPMGGELEFADEVTLSKALENRREME; translated from the coding sequence ATGCAGCATGTCGCGCCTCTGGTCAAGCTGATTGAGCACTTCCGGCGATTGCCGGGAATTGGGCCGAAATCTGCTGCCAGGTTAGCCTATCATATACTAACTCTCGATTCTCAACAGGCAGAAGCGTTCGCGCAGTCGATTATCGAGGCGAAGACAAAAATCGGCTACTGCTCGCAGTGCTTTGCTCTTACAGATACCGATCCTTGTTACATATGCAAGGGAGAGAATCGCGACCGCTCCCTTATTTGCGTGGTAGAAGAGCCACAGGACGTGGCTGCAATGGAGCGAACCCGCGAATATAAGGGGCTGTATCACGTTCTGCACGGAGCCTTGTCTCCACTCGACGGCGTCGGACCGGATCAGATCAGAATTAAAGAGCTGCTAACCCGCATTCGTTTAGGCTCGGTTACCGAAATTATTCTTGCGACCAATCCTGACGTTGAGGGCGAAGCAACAGCCATGTATTTATCCAAATTGCTGAAACCACTTGGACTAATCGTGACTCGCATTGGTCACGGTCTCCCCATGGGCGGTGAACTGGAATTCGCCGATGAGGTAACACTTTCTAAAGCACTGGAAAATCGCCGAGAAATGGAATAA
- a CDS encoding YbaB/EbfC family nucleoid-associated protein — protein MFGNMGGMGNMNQMMKKVQKLQAEMAKTQEELKKRTLESTAGGGAVKVVINGEKQLQSIKINPSAVDPEDVEMLEDLVLAAVNEAIKKVDDMTNQEMGKLTGGLNLPPGML, from the coding sequence ATGTTTGGCAATATGGGTGGTATGGGCAACATGAATCAAATGATGAAAAAGGTGCAAAAGCTGCAGGCTGAGATGGCTAAGACGCAGGAAGAATTGAAAAAACGCACATTGGAGTCCACCGCAGGCGGTGGCGCTGTCAAGGTTGTTATTAATGGTGAAAAACAGCTGCAGTCGATTAAAATTAACCCGAGTGCAGTGGATCCAGAGGATGTTGAAATGCTAGAGGATCTCGTATTGGCAGCTGTCAATGAAGCAATTAAAAAGGTTGATGACATGACGAACCAGGAGATGGGGAAACTGACCGGCGGTCTGAATCTGCCGCCCGGAATGCTGTAA
- the dnaX gene encoding DNA polymerase III subunit gamma/tau has product MSYVALYRQWRPQDFENLIGQDHIRATLTNALSSGKIAHAYLFTGPRGTGKTSTAKILAKALNCIHGPTPQPCNQCPNCDKITAGISMDVLEVDAASNRGIDEIRDLRETVKFAPVDGRYKVYIIDEVHMLTTEAFNALLKTLEEPPGHVVFILATTEPHKIPATIHSRCQRYDFRRIALSEIEARLAAVAKGSGLNVEPEALKLVAAHADGGMRDALSILDQCAAIGGDRVTVDDVRGTLGLVGHEWVWRLTDAIANRNTIDALLTLDELIGLGRDVRQILTELVQHARSLLLHLAAPDLALESYTGDKETLSRQGEAFGYTRVSAWISLLHEAINETKWSADPRITAEMALLSACREASDDIQAMSERISRLEQALAAGTSIRVSQSPSLTPVSPAQEIPQPKPTAPKAAIKQTPVAPAAPASGTAPAKGVWDAVLRELINGGKRMVHACVSQGHLESLDDKLAIIRFSVPFSKERTEKDDYRAIIEQALLKITGHSVHIQCILNEEKSQAAIVASTQPKAIDEPPPIVKQAQEIFGGKVIKLEKE; this is encoded by the coding sequence ATGTCCTATGTTGCGCTATATCGGCAATGGCGGCCGCAAGACTTTGAAAATTTGATCGGTCAGGATCATATTCGCGCTACTCTGACCAATGCCTTGTCGAGCGGCAAGATTGCACATGCGTATTTGTTTACCGGGCCGAGGGGAACAGGCAAGACCTCTACGGCGAAAATCCTCGCCAAGGCGCTAAATTGTATCCACGGGCCTACACCACAGCCTTGCAACCAGTGTCCTAACTGTGACAAAATTACTGCCGGGATATCAATGGATGTGCTCGAGGTTGATGCTGCATCCAACCGTGGTATTGATGAGATACGTGACTTGCGGGAGACAGTTAAGTTTGCGCCTGTCGATGGTCGTTACAAAGTATATATCATTGATGAAGTGCATATGTTAACCACCGAAGCCTTCAACGCATTGTTAAAAACATTAGAAGAGCCACCCGGTCATGTTGTATTCATTCTCGCGACCACAGAGCCGCACAAAATTCCTGCAACCATCCATTCGCGCTGTCAACGATACGATTTTCGGCGGATTGCTCTTTCGGAAATTGAGGCGCGCCTGGCTGCAGTCGCTAAAGGTAGTGGGCTCAATGTCGAACCGGAAGCACTAAAACTGGTAGCGGCTCACGCTGACGGCGGCATGCGGGATGCGCTCAGCATCCTTGATCAGTGTGCTGCGATTGGCGGCGACCGGGTGACAGTTGATGATGTACGGGGTACATTAGGTCTGGTCGGTCATGAATGGGTTTGGCGCTTAACTGATGCAATAGCGAACCGCAATACTATTGATGCGCTATTAACATTGGATGAATTAATCGGCCTAGGTAGGGATGTCAGACAAATTCTAACCGAACTGGTCCAACATGCTCGCAGCTTGTTGCTCCACCTGGCAGCGCCTGACTTGGCTCTTGAATCCTATACTGGCGACAAGGAGACTCTTAGCAGACAAGGTGAAGCTTTTGGTTATACGCGAGTCTCTGCCTGGATTTCATTGCTGCATGAGGCAATTAATGAAACCAAATGGTCGGCGGATCCACGAATTACGGCAGAAATGGCGCTTTTATCAGCTTGCCGGGAAGCTTCTGATGATATCCAAGCTATGTCTGAGCGGATTAGTCGCCTTGAGCAAGCACTTGCCGCGGGTACATCTATTCGGGTGAGTCAAAGTCCAAGCCTGACTCCAGTCTCCCCAGCCCAAGAAATACCCCAGCCTAAGCCTACCGCGCCAAAAGCGGCCATAAAGCAAACCCCAGTAGCGCCGGCTGCACCGGCTTCAGGCACCGCTCCTGCCAAGGGCGTTTGGGACGCTGTGCTGCGGGAATTGATTAATGGCGGGAAACGGATGGTCCATGCTTGTGTATCGCAGGGGCATCTGGAATCTTTGGATGATAAACTGGCTATTATACGCTTTTCCGTTCCCTTTTCGAAAGAACGCACAGAGAAAGATGATTATCGTGCCATCATTGAACAGGCTCTATTGAAGATAACCGGCCATTCGGTACATATTCAATGTATATTGAACGAAGAAAAGAGCCAAGCGGCTATTGTCGCGTCGACCCAGCCTAAGGCTATTGATGAACCGCCGCCTATCGTTAAGCAAGCGCAGGAGATATTTGGCGGAAAAGTAATAAAACTGGAAAAAGAATAA